A single genomic interval of Arachis duranensis cultivar V14167 chromosome 7, aradu.V14167.gnm2.J7QH, whole genome shotgun sequence harbors:
- the LOC107457643 gene encoding uncharacterized protein LOC107457643: MEFTSFSWEINSKEDPSIPQDSYFDDCFSIIFRFTKELIQITQSTNFPSTTSTANESFLVPSDILCNFRENTAFLHETFSSVPISPEILDQILPVMGETARTILSHEGCDSNMRSIFVNLYVTTRIVIEDSDFYNDDIGQNIPEPAQFVNLLERSKIDEQDDDVEEQCAICLEEFEHGIEDSRVAIVRTNCSHLFHECCIFRWFRRCADRQSPYSCPLCRCNIFPTSQRDE, translated from the coding sequence ATGGAGTTCACCTCTTTTTCATGGGAAATCAATTCTAAAGAAGATCCAAGCATACCACAAGACTCCTATTTCGATGATTgtttttccatcatcttcagATTCACCAAAGAATTGATCCAAATTACTCAAAGCACAAATTTTCCTTCTACTACAAGTACGGCCAATGAATCGTTCTTGGTTCCTTCTGATATCCTATGTAACTTCAGAGAAAACACTGCATTCTTACATGAAACCTTCTCTTCAGTGCCTATATCTCCGGAGATATTGGATCAAATTTTACCTGTCATGGGCGAAACCGCAAGAACGATTCTAAGCCATGAAGGGTGTGACTCCAATATGCGGAGCATTTTTGTGAACCTTTATGTTACCACGCGCATTGTTATTGAAGATTCTGATTTCTATAATGATGATATCGGTCAAAATATTCCTGAACCAGCTCAGTTCGTGAATCTGTTGGAGAGATCGAAAATTGATGAGcaagatgatgatgttgaagaACAATGTGCTATTTGTTTGGAAGAGTTTGAACATGGTATTGAAGATTCACGTGTAGCGATTGTTCGTACAAATTGCTCGCATCTGTTCCATGAATGTTGTATATTCCGATGGTTTCGGCGTTGTGCCGACCGTCAATCGCCTTATTCTTGCCCATTGTGCCGCTGCAACATATTTCCAACCTCACAGAGAGATGAATAG